From the genome of Caloenas nicobarica isolate bCalNic1 chromosome 14, bCalNic1.hap1, whole genome shotgun sequence, one region includes:
- the CDR2 gene encoding cerebellar degeneration-related protein 2 — MLADSLVEEFEIREDEPWYDQQDLQQDLHLAAELGKTLLDRNTELEESLQQMYATNQEQLQEIEYLTKQVELLRQMNDQHAKVYEQLDVTARELEDTNQKLVAESRASQQKILSLTETIENLQTHIDDLQRQVEELKKSGRGRMSHERSDQPRSMHSFSCLKELYDLRQYFVYDHVFAEKITSMDSQLSPLEEENENLKKAVTVLQAQLNLEKEKRVTMEEEYSLMVKENCDLEQRLVDTDLYRARAEELEVEVAEMRQILQSENTFHNAEKLVPESFFISFKESLERELGQSPADDGLLTVSELEKKALKRSSSETFLSSAAGGDILRGHEETCIRRAEAVKQRGISVLNEVDAQYNALKVKYEELLKKCQMDEDSLKHKAVQTLKQYSKDLDVGNTQYDLAASTQECTNVELSDSPTNALPEYKALFKEIFSCIRKTKEEIDEHRAKYKSLSSQP; from the exons ATGCTGGCCGACAGCCTGGTGGAGGAGTTCGAGATCCGCGAGGATGAGCCCTGGTACGACCAGCAGGACCTGCAGCAAG ATCTTCACCTTGCTGCTGAACTTGGGAAGACACTACTGGACCGTAACACTGAACTAGAAGAATCTTTACAGCAAATGTATGCAACAAATCAAGAGCAACTGCAGGAGATAGAG TACCTCACGAAGCAAGTGGAGCTCTTGCGTCAGATGAACGATCAGCACGCAAAAGTCTATGAGCAGCTGGATGTGACAGCAAGAGAACTAGAAGACACTAATCAAAAACTAGTTGCGGAGAGTAGAGCTTCACAACAGAAGATATTAAG CTTGACAGAGACTATTGAAAATCTGCAAACACACATAGATGACCTGCAGCGACAAGtagaagaactgaaaaagtCTGGACGAGGTCGGATGAGCCATGAGAGATCTGACCAGCCAAGATCAATGCACAGTTTCTCTTGTTTGAAGGAGCTGTATGACCTTCGCCA gtACTTTGTTTATGATCATGTGTTTGCAGAAAAGATCACTTCAATGGATAGTCAGCTAAGTCctctagaagaagaaaatgagaaccTCAAAAAGGCAGTTACAGTTCTGCAAGCCCAACTTAAcctagaaaaagagaagagggtAACAATGGAAGAGGAATATAGTCTTATGGTAAAAGAAAACTGTGACCTCGAACAGAGGCTTGTTGATACAGACTTATATCGGGCTCGTGCGGAGGAGTTAGAAGTGGAAGTAGCTGAAATGCGACAAATACTTCAGTCTGAAAACACATTCCATAATGCAGAGAAATTGGTGCCAGAatcctttttcatttcattcaagGAATCTTTAGAAAGGGAGCTTGGTCAGAGCCCGGCAGACGATGGACTTCTGACTGTATCGGAGCTCGAGAAGAAGGCGCTGAAACGGAGCAGCAGTGAAACTTTCCTAAGCAGCGCTGCAGGGGGAGACATTCTAAGGGGCCACGAAGAAACCTGCATTAGGAGAGCTGAAGCTGTGAAGCAGCGAGGAATCTCTGTGCTTAACGAAGTCGACGCTCAGTATAATGCTCTGAAAGTGAAGTATGAGGAGCTTTTGAAGAAGTGTCAAATGGACGAAGATTCTTTGAAACACAAGGCTGTACAAACCCTGAAGCAGTATTCCAAAGACCTAGATGTGGGGAACACCCAGTATGATCTTGCAGCTAGCACTCAAGAATGCACAAATGTGGAGCTAAGTGACTCTCCCACAAATGCTCTTCCTGAATATAAAGCACTCTTCAAGGAAATTTTTAGCTgtatcagaaaaacaaaagaagaaatagatgAACACAGAGCTAAGTACAAGTCCCTCTCCTCTCAGCCATAA